A single region of the Nicotiana sylvestris chromosome 6, ASM39365v2, whole genome shotgun sequence genome encodes:
- the LOC104244577 gene encoding inactive poly [ADP-ribose] polymerase RCD1-like isoform X1, translated as MESKLFEVLDNGHRTVVGSKRKVASQNLSHLFRASSEKLSIQSNHDSKLGERKRTAECESNYQSHLRKSLLKNYLNFMRSRLPQRVLFYQNGEWTDFPQDIILIVKEDFRAKKAVIEVKVGGFHLMLDILYMVQIDLINGLHKPIAWIDEAGGCFFPESYLVSCEMHGNFKSQSKRIEEFMAIEPDRVADIKLQLEIDFNGLENSNSNLEEYVEESNVGFKRIKVNPVKDNQECADDKKSDAKVEQVAENKQNQEIRTLAVVALKLVDAESVKNMFVMGMNIIPKMDEIKITKCSSNYLKTRLELFEKQIEITQKYRGNANVRYAWLAASKDLLSTIMNYGLALGGPKHKTKFGVGVHLSTLHCASKSAINCDVDENGIRYMVFTRVILGNVELLNSRSEQCCPTDENYDSGVDDLENPTCYVVWNMNMNAHIYPEYVVSFRIPPGAEGPHFGNDSRMHVSGYSTCCQGPVDQVPTDTFPKDLESRNHQISMGKLSLEKVARTPKSPWMPFPLLFAAISNEVPAEKMNLVTSNFELFKSKKISRDEFVRQLRLIVGDTLLRSTITSLQFKVPSKSFEMVPPKQEP; from the exons ATGGAATCAAAGTTGTTTGAAGTGCTAGATAATGGCCATAGGACTGTGGTTGGATCAAAGAGGAAAGTGGCTTCTCAAAATTTGTCTCATTTATTTAGAGCTAGCAGTGAGAAACTGTCAATTCAATCCAACCATGATAGCAAGCTTGGAGAGAGGAAAAGGACTGCTGAGTGCGAGTCTAATTATCAGTCACATCTCAGGAAATCTTTACTCAAGAACTACTTAAACTTTATGAGAAGCAGACTACCACAACGGGTACTGTTTTATCAGAATGGTGAATGGACCGATTTCCCTCAAGATATTATTCTTATAGTTAAAGAAGATTTTCGGGCAAAAAAGGCTGTTATTGAGGTGAAAGTTGGTGGCTTTCATTTAATGCTTGATATTCTATATATGGTTCAAATAGATCTGATTAATGGTTTGCACAAACCTATTGCCTGGATAGATGAAGCAGGTGGCTGTTTCTTCCCCGAGTCATATCTTGTCAGTTGTGAAATGCATGGGAACTTTAAAAGCCAGTCAAAGAGAATCGAAGAGTTTATGGCTATTGAACCAGATAGGGTAGCTGATATTAAGTTGCAACTCGAAATTGATTTTAATGGACTGGAAAATAGTAATAGTAATTTGGAAGAATATGTGGAAGAGTCAAATGTTGGTTTTAAGAGGATTAAAGTAAATCCTGTTAAAGACAATCAAGAATGTGCTGATGATAAAAAATCAGATGCAAAGGTGGAACAAGTTGCAGAGAATAAACAGAACCAGGAAATAAGGACTCTTGCTGTAGTTGCTCTGAAATTGGTGGATGCAGAATCTGTCAAAAATATGTTTGTTATGGGAATGAATATCATCCCTAAAATGGATGAAATCAAAATTACTAAATGCTCTAGTAATTATTTGAAAACTCGCTTGGAACTCTTTGAGAAGCAAattgaaataacccaaaaataTCGTGGGAATGCAAATGTTCGATATGCTTGGCTTGCCGCTTCCAAAGATTTACTATCTACAATTATGAACTATGGCCTTGCACTTGGGGGACCTAAACATAAGACTAAATTTGGAGTCGGAGTTCACCTCAGTACTCTGCATTGTGCCTCTAAAAG TGCAATTAATTGTGATGTTGACGAAAATGGCATCCGCTACATGGTTTTTACTCGTGTGATTTTGGGTAATGTGGAACTTTTGAATAGCCGATCTGAACAATGTTGTCCTACTGATGAAAATTACGATAGCGGAGTTGATGATCTAGAGAATCCTACTTGTTATGTTGTTTGGAATATGAATATGAACGCACACATATACCCGGAGTATGTTGTGAGCTTCAGAATTCCTCCAGGAGCTGAAG GACCCCACTTCGGAAATGATAGCCGGATGCACGTCTCAGGTTACAGTACTTGTTGTCAGGGCCCTGTGGATCAGGTACCCACAGATACATTTCCTAAGGACTTG GAAAGTCGCAATCATCAAATATCAATGGGTAAATTGTCCCTAGAAAAGGTTGCAAGGACTCCAAAGTCCCCTTGGATGCCATTCCCCTTATTGTTTGCTGCAATCTCCAATGAAGTCCCTGCAGAGAAGATGAACCTTGTTACCAGCAATTTTGAGTTGTTTAAG AGCAAGAAGATAAGTAGGGATGAATTTGTCAGACAGTTGAGGTTGATAGTAGGCGATACTCTGTTGAGGTCCACTATTACAAGTCTTCAGTTCAAG GTACCATCTAAATCCTTTGAAATGGTTCCGCCAAAGCAAGAGCCGTAG
- the LOC104244577 gene encoding inactive poly [ADP-ribose] polymerase RCD1-like isoform X2: protein MESKLFEVLDNGHRTVVGSKRKVASQNLSHLFRASSEKLSIQSNHDSKLGERKRTAECESNYQSHLRKSLLKNYLNFMRSRLPQRVLFYQNGEWTDFPQDIILIVKEDFRAKKAVIEVKVGGFHLMLDILYMVQIDLINGLHKPIAWIDEAGGCFFPESYLVSCEMHGNFKSQSKRIEEFMAIEPDRVADIKLQLEIDFNGLENSNSNLEEYVEESNVGFKRIKVNPVKDNQECADDKKSDAKVEQVAENKQNQEIRTLAVVALKLVDAESVKNMFVMGMNIIPKMDEIKITKCSSNYLKTRLELFEKQIEITQKYRGNANVRYAWLAASKDLLSTIMNYGLALGGPKHKTKFGVGVHLSTLHCASKSAINCDVDENGIRYMVFTRVILGNVELLNSRSEQCCPTDENYDSGVDDLENPTCYVVWNMNMNAHIYPEYVVSFRIPPGAEGPHFGNDSRMHVSGYSTCCQGPVDQESRNHQISMGKLSLEKVARTPKSPWMPFPLLFAAISNEVPAEKMNLVTSNFELFKSKKISRDEFVRQLRLIVGDTLLRSTITSLQFKVPSKSFEMVPPKQEP, encoded by the exons ATGGAATCAAAGTTGTTTGAAGTGCTAGATAATGGCCATAGGACTGTGGTTGGATCAAAGAGGAAAGTGGCTTCTCAAAATTTGTCTCATTTATTTAGAGCTAGCAGTGAGAAACTGTCAATTCAATCCAACCATGATAGCAAGCTTGGAGAGAGGAAAAGGACTGCTGAGTGCGAGTCTAATTATCAGTCACATCTCAGGAAATCTTTACTCAAGAACTACTTAAACTTTATGAGAAGCAGACTACCACAACGGGTACTGTTTTATCAGAATGGTGAATGGACCGATTTCCCTCAAGATATTATTCTTATAGTTAAAGAAGATTTTCGGGCAAAAAAGGCTGTTATTGAGGTGAAAGTTGGTGGCTTTCATTTAATGCTTGATATTCTATATATGGTTCAAATAGATCTGATTAATGGTTTGCACAAACCTATTGCCTGGATAGATGAAGCAGGTGGCTGTTTCTTCCCCGAGTCATATCTTGTCAGTTGTGAAATGCATGGGAACTTTAAAAGCCAGTCAAAGAGAATCGAAGAGTTTATGGCTATTGAACCAGATAGGGTAGCTGATATTAAGTTGCAACTCGAAATTGATTTTAATGGACTGGAAAATAGTAATAGTAATTTGGAAGAATATGTGGAAGAGTCAAATGTTGGTTTTAAGAGGATTAAAGTAAATCCTGTTAAAGACAATCAAGAATGTGCTGATGATAAAAAATCAGATGCAAAGGTGGAACAAGTTGCAGAGAATAAACAGAACCAGGAAATAAGGACTCTTGCTGTAGTTGCTCTGAAATTGGTGGATGCAGAATCTGTCAAAAATATGTTTGTTATGGGAATGAATATCATCCCTAAAATGGATGAAATCAAAATTACTAAATGCTCTAGTAATTATTTGAAAACTCGCTTGGAACTCTTTGAGAAGCAAattgaaataacccaaaaataTCGTGGGAATGCAAATGTTCGATATGCTTGGCTTGCCGCTTCCAAAGATTTACTATCTACAATTATGAACTATGGCCTTGCACTTGGGGGACCTAAACATAAGACTAAATTTGGAGTCGGAGTTCACCTCAGTACTCTGCATTGTGCCTCTAAAAG TGCAATTAATTGTGATGTTGACGAAAATGGCATCCGCTACATGGTTTTTACTCGTGTGATTTTGGGTAATGTGGAACTTTTGAATAGCCGATCTGAACAATGTTGTCCTACTGATGAAAATTACGATAGCGGAGTTGATGATCTAGAGAATCCTACTTGTTATGTTGTTTGGAATATGAATATGAACGCACACATATACCCGGAGTATGTTGTGAGCTTCAGAATTCCTCCAGGAGCTGAAG GACCCCACTTCGGAAATGATAGCCGGATGCACGTCTCAGGTTACAGTACTTGTTGTCAGGGCCCTGTGGATCAG GAAAGTCGCAATCATCAAATATCAATGGGTAAATTGTCCCTAGAAAAGGTTGCAAGGACTCCAAAGTCCCCTTGGATGCCATTCCCCTTATTGTTTGCTGCAATCTCCAATGAAGTCCCTGCAGAGAAGATGAACCTTGTTACCAGCAATTTTGAGTTGTTTAAG AGCAAGAAGATAAGTAGGGATGAATTTGTCAGACAGTTGAGGTTGATAGTAGGCGATACTCTGTTGAGGTCCACTATTACAAGTCTTCAGTTCAAG GTACCATCTAAATCCTTTGAAATGGTTCCGCCAAAGCAAGAGCCGTAG